GAAATCATCCTGAAACGGCTGAAGAATGAACTCGGAGAAAGCGAGTTCGCCGTCCAGGGAGCCAAACTGGTCGCGGAACTGGCCAAGCTGCGCAATATCCACCGCCTGGGCGAAGATTTCGCCACGGCCGTGAAAGAGAAGCAGACGGACCTGGCGGAAGCCCGCAAGCAGGCGGAATTCGACCTGGAACAGAAAAAAATAGCCCTCACGGAAGCGGAGGTATCCCTGCGCCGCCTCCAGGACAAATACAACGAGCTGAAAGCCGACCGCGAAATGGCCTCCTTCAAGGCTCCGGAAAACGGCATCCTGCTTTACGGAGGCTACGTGGCGGACAAATGGGTGGCCATCCCCGTGGCGGAAAAGCTCAAGCCCGGCGGCAAGCTGGAAGCCTTTGACAAGATAGCCACCATCGTCCCCCCGGACTCGGAACTGATCGTGCAGGCCACCCTTCCGGACTCCACCGCCACGCCCAAAGTGGGGGAAACCGTCGTCATCAAAGTAACGAACATGCAGATTCCCGGCGTCATCACGGAAGCCAGCCCCATTCCCGGAGCGGACGGCAAGCGCCGCATCATCGTGACGCCCAAGGTTCCCGCCAGCCAGATATTCGCTCCCGGACTGCCCGTCCAGGTGACCATCAAGGATCAGCAGGCCTGATCTCTTTTCCGCGCATGAACAAGGCCGTCCTTTTCCTCTCCGTTCTGAGTGCCTGCACGGCGCTTGGCGCACCCATGCCGGCAGAAGGCGGGGAAAAAAGAGACACCATTCCCATTGAAAAGGTTCCGGACGTGGAGCCCCCCTCCCGGGAAACGCTGGACCAGTCCATACGCAGGGCGGCGGATTTCCTTCTGGCCAGCCAGAACAAGGACGGCTCCTGGGGGGACCACACGCGCACCAAGGGGCTGAATGTGATCTGCCCTTACCCGGAAGGCCCCAGGTCATTCAGGACCGCCTGCACGTCCCTGTGCGTCATCGGCCTGCTCGCCAGTCCGCTGAAGGATGAGCCCGCCGTCAAGGGAGCCGTTGACCGGGCCGTCCAGTACCTGCTTGCCACCCTTCCCCTGCTCAAGCGCGGAGACACGCGCACCGTCCTCGGCGTATGGGGCCATGCCTACGGCCTCTCCGCCCTGTGCCGCGCCGCTGAAAACCTGCCGGAGAATTCCCCGCAATACACGGAGCTCAAGAAGGTGGCCTCCCTGCAGGTGGAGGCGCTGAACTGGATGGCGGACGTCAAAGGCGGCTGGGGCTACTACACCTTTAAAACTTTTTCCAGACGGCCGATGGGGGAACCCACCTCCTTCCTGACGGCTACGGTGTTGATCGCCTTCAAGGACGCCGAACGCGCATTCGGCCTCAAGGCCGATCCCCAGATCGTCAAGCGCGCCGTCGCCAGCCTGGAAAAACAGCGGACCCCGGCCGGGAGCTATGTGTATTCCATATCCCACATGTTTTATCCCGGCAGGCCCATCAACCGCCACACCGGCAGTCTGGCCCGCACCCCCGCCGGAGACCTGGCCCTGATCCAGTACGATCCGGCTTTTGTTTCCAGACGCCAGCTGGAAGACGGGCTGGAACGCATCTGGAGCCGCTCCGGGTGGCTCTCCCTGGCGGTGAAGAAACCCATCCCTCATGAAAGCTTCGCGCAAAATGCAGGCTATTTCTTCTACTACGGGTATTACTACGCCGCCCGCTGCCTTGACCAGGTACCCCGGGAACGGCTGCCGCGCCATGCGGCCCATCTGGCGGACGACATCCTGCCCATGCAGGAGAAGGACGGCTCCTGGTGGGACTATCCCCTCTACAATTATCACAAATTTTATGGCACCGGCTACGCCCTGTTCGCCGTTTCCCGGGTCCGGAGCGCGCTTTATCCCACCACCCCGCCCGCTTCCTGACCATGTTCCGTCTTTTGTTTTCCAGCCTGCTTCTGCTTGCGTCCCTGACTGTTTCCGCCAGAGAACCGGAAACGGTACCCGGCGACCGGAAGGATACCATTCCCATTGCAAAAATTCCGGATATTCCCCCTGCTGAACGCGGACAATTCAGCGCGGCATTCCGCCGCGGCGTGGATTTTTTGCTGGAAAAACAGAACAGGGACGGCTCCTGGGGAGACCACCGGGTGATCGGCACATGGAACATTCTCTGCCCCTATCCGGACGGCCCGCTCACCTTCAAGACGGCGAGCACGGCCCTGTGCATCGCGGGACTTAACGCCACTCCCCTGCGGGACGAACCAAAGGTACGGGAAGCCATGACCCGCGCGGAAGATTACCTGATCCGGACGATGCCCCATTTGAAGCGGGGGGACGCCCTCTGCGTTTACAACATCTGGGCGCATACCTACGTGCTGGACGCCATGAGCATGCGTGCGGCCGGGCTGGACCGCGAAAGCCCGCGCTACAAACAACTCATGGACTGCGCTCGCCTCCAGGTGGACAGGCTCAACGAACTGGCTTCCGCCAAGGGGGGCTGGGGCTATCTCACCTACATCGGATTCAGCAAACGGCCTGCATCGGAACCCACCTCCTTCCTGACCGGGACCGTTCTCATTTCCG
This genomic stretch from Akkermansia biwaensis harbors:
- a CDS encoding HlyD family efflux transporter periplasmic adaptor subunit; this encodes MKHTSLTATGLLAVLLMGGAALADSIAPGILLPKKNTKSISFAPKGSSDIFLIGIMPQGSSVKKGDSVAQADFRTLDKSIEDYERAIKSKNLEVLKLRYALDQQKERSAMSLQKFQTALTRTEEDQKDFLEKRKARMLAEEEERVNKALRYMSYKQEELNQLTKMYKDDQVAEETEEIILKRLKNELGESEFAVQGAKLVAELAKLRNIHRLGEDFATAVKEKQTDLAEARKQAEFDLEQKKIALTEAEVSLRRLQDKYNELKADREMASFKAPENGILLYGGYVADKWVAIPVAEKLKPGGKLEAFDKIATIVPPDSELIVQATLPDSTATPKVGETVVIKVTNMQIPGVITEASPIPGADGKRRIIVTPKVPASQIFAPGLPVQVTIKDQQA
- a CDS encoding prenyltransferase/squalene oxidase repeat-containing protein; this encodes MNKAVLFLSVLSACTALGAPMPAEGGEKRDTIPIEKVPDVEPPSRETLDQSIRRAADFLLASQNKDGSWGDHTRTKGLNVICPYPEGPRSFRTACTSLCVIGLLASPLKDEPAVKGAVDRAVQYLLATLPLLKRGDTRTVLGVWGHAYGLSALCRAAENLPENSPQYTELKKVASLQVEALNWMADVKGGWGYYTFKTFSRRPMGEPTSFLTATVLIAFKDAERAFGLKADPQIVKRAVASLEKQRTPAGSYVYSISHMFYPGRPINRHTGSLARTPAGDLALIQYDPAFVSRRQLEDGLERIWSRSGWLSLAVKKPIPHESFAQNAGYFFYYGYYYAARCLDQVPRERLPRHAAHLADDILPMQEKDGSWWDYPLYNYHKFYGTGYALFAVSRVRSALYPTTPPAS
- a CDS encoding prenyltransferase/squalene oxidase repeat-containing protein, with the translated sequence MFRLLFSSLLLLASLTVSAREPETVPGDRKDTIPIAKIPDIPPAERGQFSAAFRRGVDFLLEKQNRDGSWGDHRVIGTWNILCPYPDGPLTFKTASTALCIAGLNATPLRDEPKVREAMTRAEDYLIRTMPHLKRGDALCVYNIWAHTYVLDAMSMRAAGLDRESPRYKQLMDCARLQVDRLNELASAKGGWGYLTYIGFSKRPASEPTSFLTGTVLISAWMVGKTFGLSLDEKVFSRALKFLKSQRTPAGTYVYSLSHSYYPGRPINRHTGSLARTPACDYAIKLWEPEDISMLQLVNGLDRLWSRRGWLTMALHKPVPHESFAQNSGYFFYYGYYYSGMCLDMLAPNQVKRHASLLAGDILARQGRDGSWWDYPLYNYHKFYGTGYALYALSRAWDKLYGHPDHSLTTSASSEP